A region from the Streptomyces sp. 3214.6 genome encodes:
- a CDS encoding DUF456 domain-containing protein, with protein sequence MGVWELLLVGLVILLGLCGVLVPGVPGSWLVWAAVLWWALEDPQPVAWAVLMGATLALFLSHVVRWALPPRRLRASGATPRMAVYAGLGAFLGFFLLPVLGAIPGFMGGIYLCERLRLGRHGEARAALRTAMRSGGSSILAELFTCLLIMGAWLGTVLWG encoded by the coding sequence ATGGGAGTGTGGGAACTCCTGCTGGTCGGACTGGTCATTCTGCTCGGCCTGTGCGGAGTGCTGGTGCCCGGTGTACCGGGATCGTGGCTGGTGTGGGCCGCGGTCCTGTGGTGGGCACTGGAGGACCCGCAGCCGGTCGCCTGGGCCGTGCTGATGGGAGCCACGCTGGCGCTGTTCCTGTCCCACGTGGTGCGCTGGGCCCTGCCGCCCCGTCGGCTGCGCGCGAGCGGCGCGACACCCCGGATGGCGGTGTACGCGGGACTCGGCGCGTTCCTCGGCTTCTTCCTGCTTCCCGTGCTCGGCGCGATCCCCGGATTCATGGGCGGCATCTACCTCTGCGAACGGCTCCGCCTGGGCCGCCACGGCGAGGCACGGGCGGCCCTGCGCACCGCGATGCGCTCCGGCGGCTCCAGCATCCTCGCCGAGCTGTTCACCTGTCTGCTCATCATGGGCGCGTGGCTGGGTACGGTGCTGTGGGGATGA
- a CDS encoding cellulose-binding domain-containing protein, whose amino-acid sequence MPDLPTPKDAAEAALFSECWDAVLSYADLCTSGSTAANQLAREAFALGIREARAAEDGTARGAGRRSSRLPRIPLLLTAVRATAAHWEAQGHGHKLDPDLRLWLNSGKAARYVGPPLSRPIALRGLRDMQEADAALLWLAEVEALPLHAVVRRQGLDPTAAVEELNQVRGLFRDRCHRNHLDTPMDAECRSYVRLLDAVTRSPAADTPPDLSRHLATCVECAEAAACLRLHGGGLPAALAQGVIGWGGLAYLERRRRASEVRLGPGRPETPDPEGAAVRAAAGRARVRRNALLVAAVLVSGLALAVSMMPGDSGGDSVAQGGPTDSSPVAGPGPSLPSATPDTSAPPSSSAPKPPAGSTASATDGDDTGRPDPEPQGTSSATAGTGAGAGGSADKAACEVRYDLVNQWPDGFQATVTVTTSATLDDWRVAWSFRDGQRVDQMWDASLAQNGSRVTATAADYNRSVAANGTLSFGFLASWHDKNSAPYAFALNGKPCTAS is encoded by the coding sequence ATGCCCGACCTGCCGACCCCGAAGGACGCCGCCGAGGCCGCGCTGTTCTCCGAGTGCTGGGACGCCGTCCTGTCGTACGCCGACCTGTGCACGTCCGGCTCGACCGCGGCGAACCAGTTGGCCCGTGAGGCGTTCGCGCTGGGCATACGCGAGGCCCGCGCCGCCGAGGACGGGACCGCGCGAGGCGCCGGCCGACGCTCGTCCCGGCTGCCCCGGATCCCCCTGCTGCTGACCGCCGTACGTGCCACGGCGGCCCACTGGGAGGCCCAGGGCCACGGCCACAAACTCGACCCGGACCTGCGCCTGTGGCTGAACTCCGGCAAGGCGGCGCGGTACGTCGGACCGCCCCTGAGCCGTCCCATCGCCCTACGCGGCCTGCGGGACATGCAGGAAGCGGACGCCGCCCTGCTGTGGCTGGCGGAGGTGGAGGCGCTTCCGCTGCACGCCGTGGTCCGCCGGCAGGGCCTGGACCCGACCGCCGCGGTGGAGGAGCTGAACCAGGTCCGCGGCCTGTTCCGGGACCGCTGCCACCGCAACCACCTCGACACGCCGATGGACGCGGAGTGCCGCAGTTACGTCCGGCTCCTGGACGCGGTCACCCGCTCGCCCGCGGCCGACACGCCGCCGGACCTCTCCCGGCACCTCGCCACCTGCGTCGAATGCGCCGAAGCCGCGGCCTGTCTGCGGCTGCACGGCGGCGGGCTGCCCGCGGCGCTCGCCCAGGGCGTCATCGGTTGGGGCGGCCTCGCCTACCTGGAGCGCCGCCGCCGCGCCTCCGAGGTGCGCCTCGGCCCCGGGCGCCCCGAGACACCCGACCCCGAGGGCGCGGCCGTACGGGCCGCTGCCGGCAGGGCGCGCGTGCGGCGCAACGCGCTTCTCGTCGCCGCCGTCCTCGTCTCCGGGCTGGCGCTCGCCGTGTCGATGATGCCCGGCGACAGCGGCGGTGACAGCGTTGCCCAGGGCGGGCCCACGGACAGCAGCCCGGTGGCCGGACCCGGCCCCTCCCTGCCGTCCGCCACGCCCGACACCTCCGCCCCGCCGTCCTCGTCCGCCCCCAAGCCGCCCGCCGGCAGTACGGCGTCGGCGACGGACGGCGACGACACCGGCAGGCCCGACCCGGAGCCCCAGGGCACCTCCTCGGCCACCGCCGGTACCGGCGCGGGCGCCGGGGGGAGTGCGGACAAGGCGGCCTGCGAGGTCCGCTACGACCTCGTCAACCAGTGGCCGGACGGCTTCCAGGCCACCGTCACCGTCACGACCTCCGCCACCCTCGACGACTGGCGGGTGGCCTGGTCCTTCCGCGACGGCCAGCGGGTCGACCAGATGTGGGACGCGAGCCTCGCCCAGAACGGCTCCCGGGTCACCGCGACCGCGGCGGACTACAACCGGTCCGTCGCGGCCAACGGCACCCTCAGCTTCGGCTTCCTCGCCTCCTGGCACGACAAGAACAGCGCCCCGTACGCGTTCGCCCTCAACGGGAAGCCATGCACGGCGTCCTGA
- a CDS encoding bifunctional transcriptional activator/DNA repair enzyme AdaA, with protein sequence MTDQETRYEAVRSRDARFDGEFFFAVETTGIYCRPSCPAVTPKRHNVRFFATAAAAQGSGFRACRRCRPDAVPGSADWNVRADVVGRAMRLIGDGVVDREGVTGLADRLGYSSRQVQRQLTAELGAGPVALARAQRAHTARVLLQTTGLPVTEIAFASGFASVRQFNDTVRAVYAATPTELRATVRASRRSATPSAGIPLRLAHRGPYHAGTVFDLLEREAVAGVEEVSGPLGARTYRRTLRLPYGTGIVAVDERPGDTGQATAVHPGGWLDARLHLTDLRDLTTAVQRLRRLFDLDADPFAVDDRLGADPRLAPLVAARPGLRAPGAADPEEYAVRALVGRTAAERLVRAYGKVLDAPCGTLTHLFPEPAVLADADADSGVKHESGSGAESPTGSDVGGPLGALAAALADGTVRLDPGIDRDDAQEALLALPGLDARTVAAIRARALGDPDVAPPGADVPDSWRPWRTYALHHLRAAEER encoded by the coding sequence ATGACGGACCAGGAAACCCGCTACGAGGCGGTCCGCAGCAGGGACGCCCGGTTCGACGGCGAGTTCTTCTTCGCCGTCGAGACGACCGGCATCTACTGCAGGCCCAGCTGCCCCGCCGTGACACCGAAACGCCACAACGTGCGTTTCTTCGCGACGGCCGCCGCCGCGCAGGGCTCCGGCTTCCGGGCCTGCCGGCGGTGCCGCCCGGACGCTGTCCCCGGATCGGCCGACTGGAACGTGCGCGCCGACGTCGTAGGCCGCGCCATGCGGCTGATCGGCGACGGCGTCGTCGACCGCGAGGGCGTCACCGGGCTGGCCGACCGACTCGGCTACAGCTCCCGCCAGGTACAGCGCCAGCTCACCGCCGAACTCGGCGCGGGTCCGGTCGCCCTCGCCCGGGCGCAGCGCGCCCACACCGCGCGGGTCCTGCTGCAGACGACCGGCCTGCCGGTCACCGAGATCGCCTTCGCGTCCGGGTTCGCCAGCGTGCGGCAGTTCAACGACACCGTCCGGGCCGTGTACGCGGCCACCCCGACCGAGCTGCGGGCCACCGTCCGCGCGAGTCGCCGCAGCGCCACCCCGTCCGCAGGGATCCCGCTGCGGCTCGCCCACCGCGGCCCGTATCACGCGGGCACCGTGTTCGACCTGCTGGAACGAGAGGCCGTGGCCGGCGTGGAGGAGGTGAGCGGGCCGCTCGGCGCACGCACGTACCGTCGTACGCTGCGGCTGCCCTACGGCACCGGGATCGTCGCCGTGGACGAGCGGCCGGGCGACACCGGCCAGGCCACGGCCGTCCATCCCGGCGGCTGGCTCGACGCCCGGCTGCACCTCACCGACCTGCGCGACCTCACCACCGCCGTCCAGCGGCTGCGGCGGCTGTTCGACCTCGACGCCGACCCGTTCGCCGTGGACGACAGGCTCGGCGCCGATCCACGGCTCGCTCCGCTGGTCGCCGCCCGGCCCGGACTACGCGCGCCGGGGGCCGCCGACCCCGAGGAGTACGCCGTACGGGCGCTGGTGGGGCGGACGGCAGCGGAACGCCTGGTCCGCGCCTACGGCAAGGTCCTCGACGCACCCTGCGGAACCCTCACCCACCTCTTCCCCGAACCGGCCGTCCTGGCCGACGCCGACGCCGACTCCGGAGTCAAACATGAGTCCGGATCCGGGGCCGAGTCCCCGACCGGATCCGATGTCGGCGGGCCCCTCGGCGCTCTCGCCGCCGCCCTCGCGGACGGCACCGTACGCCTCGACCCGGGCATCGACCGGGACGACGCCCAGGAGGCGCTGCTCGCGCTGCCCGGCCTGGACGCCCGTACGGTGGCGGCGATCCGCGCCCGCGCTCTCGGCGATCCCGACGTCGCGCCGCCCGGCGCGGACGTGCCCGACAGCTGGCGCCCCTGGCGCACCTACGCCCTGCACCACCTGCGCGCCGCGGAGGAACGATGA
- a CDS encoding protein phosphatase 2C domain-containing protein, with protein sequence MSQQGGRSTGHEDDWWGQLYDDFAEDTGPTPAADSLDDRFASASGAVRSAGTAAHSEGATAGTGTAAGPRAPASGADDETHLADHADDSDHAEHSDDSDDLEHVDGVDGADPSGPVGSVPAPRAERPGPRGRTDWWASQVGTPTGPPPSPEATVPPPRRGHMADSDAARYPDSGLADERDARDDAGRGTGRDVGRHAGRGVGWAADPNASSAAGQGADVGARGVEAAPGTRPPERYRAPWEPPSATPPGPANFLPGPLPPGFDERAPHGPASSKPDGPTPAETPSAPFAPPAPPSPPAPSTAPAAPTVPPPPPALPPIPAHAPPPPTAPTVPTAPSAPTVSASGTAAPLAPLPAHAPNSPASPASPAPSPAPEGAPDPQKDYVGSGPPTYDAEPTALPLADPDELDDLVADTVLDGARYGAWALRAVSVRGDSARYRGEPRRDSLLTARFGAGEHALILVAMATGARATPGAHRAAAEACRWIGRAVGRSHVRLAEDIRAARRGDLKSGLHRLTDRSLGRLRASAAEQGLAPEEYAATLRCLLLPADPDCRTRVFFGVGSGGLFRLRGGVWQDIEPQVGEVAGEPVVGFGSLPAETPEGDRLTMDLGITTPPNPYDPAPEPPRDPFRFRASVARPGDTLLMCTGGLAEPLRGEPELSAYLTGRWSGRTPPGLAAFLADTRVRVKGYSDDRTAAAVWEE encoded by the coding sequence ATGAGCCAGCAGGGGGGAAGGTCCACCGGTCACGAGGACGACTGGTGGGGGCAGTTGTACGACGACTTCGCCGAGGACACGGGGCCCACGCCCGCCGCCGACTCCCTGGACGACCGCTTCGCCTCGGCCTCCGGAGCGGTCCGCTCCGCGGGTACGGCGGCGCACTCCGAGGGTGCGACGGCCGGCACGGGGACTGCGGCGGGCCCGCGCGCCCCGGCGAGCGGTGCGGACGACGAGACGCACCTCGCGGACCACGCGGACGACTCGGACCACGCGGAACACTCGGACGACTCGGACGACTTGGAACACGTGGACGGCGTGGACGGCGCCGACCCTTCGGGTCCCGTCGGCTCGGTGCCGGCACCACGGGCCGAGCGGCCCGGTCCTCGCGGCCGGACCGATTGGTGGGCCTCGCAGGTCGGGACGCCGACAGGGCCGCCGCCCTCACCGGAGGCCACTGTTCCGCCGCCCCGGCGCGGCCACATGGCCGACTCCGACGCCGCCCGGTACCCCGACAGCGGGCTCGCCGATGAGCGTGACGCCCGGGACGATGCGGGCCGCGGCACCGGTCGGGACGTCGGCCGCCACGCGGGCCGAGGCGTCGGCTGGGCCGCTGATCCGAACGCCTCTTCGGCCGCCGGTCAAGGCGCCGACGTCGGCGCACGCGGGGTCGAGGCCGCTCCGGGCACCCGTCCCCCCGAGCGGTACCGCGCTCCCTGGGAACCGCCCTCGGCCACACCTCCAGGTCCCGCGAACTTCCTGCCCGGCCCGCTGCCGCCCGGATTCGACGAGCGGGCGCCCCACGGTCCCGCATCCTCCAAGCCCGACGGCCCTACGCCGGCGGAGACACCGTCCGCCCCCTTCGCACCCCCGGCACCGCCCTCCCCACCTGCGCCGTCCACCGCACCAGCCGCGCCAACTGTGCCGCCGCCCCCGCCCGCGCTGCCGCCCATTCCGGCCCACGCGCCGCCACCTCCGACCGCCCCTACCGTCCCAACCGCGCCCTCGGCCCCCACCGTCTCCGCCAGCGGCACGGCAGCCCCTCTCGCTCCACTCCCGGCGCACGCCCCCAACTCCCCGGCATCTCCAGCATCTCCGGCGCCTTCACCGGCACCTGAGGGTGCTCCCGACCCTCAAAAGGACTACGTCGGTTCCGGGCCGCCCACCTACGACGCCGAGCCCACCGCCCTCCCGCTCGCTGACCCGGACGAGTTGGACGATCTCGTCGCCGACACCGTGCTGGACGGGGCCCGGTACGGGGCCTGGGCGTTGCGGGCCGTTTCCGTGCGGGGGGACTCAGCGCGGTACCGGGGCGAGCCGCGCCGTGACTCACTGCTCACCGCCCGTTTCGGCGCGGGCGAGCATGCGCTGATCCTCGTCGCGATGGCGACCGGCGCCCGGGCGACCCCGGGAGCCCACCGGGCGGCCGCCGAGGCGTGCCGGTGGATCGGACGGGCCGTGGGCCGCAGTCACGTCCGGCTCGCCGAGGACATAAGGGCGGCCCGGCGTGGCGACCTGAAGTCCGGCCTGCACCGGCTCACCGACCGCAGCCTCGGCCGGCTCCGCGCCAGCGCCGCGGAACAAGGCCTGGCACCGGAGGAGTACGCGGCCACCCTGCGCTGTCTGCTCCTGCCCGCCGACCCCGACTGCCGCACGCGCGTCTTCTTCGGTGTCGGCTCCGGCGGACTGTTCCGGCTGCGCGGCGGCGTGTGGCAAGACATCGAGCCGCAGGTGGGCGAGGTCGCCGGGGAGCCGGTCGTCGGGTTCGGGTCCCTGCCGGCCGAGACGCCCGAGGGCGACCGCCTCACCATGGACCTCGGCATCACGACCCCGCCGAACCCCTACGACCCGGCCCCCGAGCCGCCCCGCGATCCCTTCCGCTTCCGTGCCTCCGTAGCCCGCCCGGGTGACACGCTCCTGATGTGCACCGGCGGCCTGGCCGAACCGCTGCGCGGCGAGCCGGAACTGTCCGCGTACCTGACGGGACGCTGGTCGGGTCGCACTCCGCCCGGGCTCGCCGCCTTCCTCGCCGACACCCGGGTGAGGGTGAAGGGTTACTCCGACGACCGCACGGCGGCGGCCGTCTGGGAGGAGTGA
- a CDS encoding radical SAM protein yields the protein MGSRTALVEDLMERFPHVPREAVFKEDLLRGGVAFDPSALSDNESGEVKPKSYFIFSFDHGTLPELGEAALRRPPEEIILTGGPYDLRRTVVSVRVNPASPYRVAADDDGLLGLYLDGTRIADVGVPPMPEYYRHKLSNGKSVMEVAPTIQWGYLIYLTVFRVCQYFGAKEECQYCDINHNWRQHKAAGRPYTGVKDVEEVLEALEIIDRYDTQKTSTAYTLTGGAITKTVAGRDEADFYGHYAKAIEERFPGRWIGKVVAQALPRDDVQRFKDYGVQIYHPNYEVWDRRLFELYCPGKERYVGRDEWHKRILDSAEIFGARNVIPNFVAGVEMAEPFGFTTVDEAIASTTEGLRFFMSQGITPRFTTWCPEPTTPLGKANPQGAPLEYHIRLLEAYRATMDEFGLSSPPGYGPPGPGRAVFSVSSFMDSLPAQDAATV from the coding sequence ATGGGCAGCCGTACCGCGCTGGTCGAGGATCTGATGGAGCGGTTTCCGCATGTTCCGCGGGAGGCCGTCTTCAAGGAAGACCTGCTGCGCGGAGGCGTGGCCTTCGACCCCTCCGCCCTGAGTGACAACGAGTCGGGCGAGGTCAAGCCGAAGTCGTACTTCATCTTCTCGTTCGACCACGGCACGCTGCCCGAGCTCGGCGAGGCCGCGCTGCGCCGCCCGCCGGAGGAGATCATCCTCACCGGTGGACCGTACGACCTGCGGCGGACCGTCGTGTCGGTGCGCGTGAACCCGGCCTCGCCGTACCGTGTCGCGGCTGACGACGACGGCCTGCTCGGGCTCTACCTCGACGGAACGCGCATCGCCGACGTCGGGGTGCCGCCGATGCCGGAGTACTACCGGCACAAGCTCTCCAACGGGAAGTCCGTCATGGAGGTCGCCCCCACCATCCAGTGGGGCTACCTCATCTATCTGACCGTTTTCCGGGTGTGTCAGTACTTCGGCGCCAAGGAGGAGTGCCAGTACTGCGACATCAACCACAACTGGCGCCAGCACAAGGCGGCCGGCCGGCCGTACACGGGCGTCAAGGACGTGGAGGAGGTCCTGGAGGCCCTCGAGATCATCGACCGCTATGACACCCAGAAGACGTCCACCGCCTACACGCTCACCGGCGGCGCGATCACGAAAACGGTTGCCGGGCGCGACGAGGCCGACTTCTACGGCCACTACGCCAAGGCCATCGAGGAGCGCTTCCCGGGCCGCTGGATCGGCAAGGTCGTGGCCCAGGCACTGCCCCGCGACGACGTGCAGCGCTTCAAGGACTACGGGGTGCAGATCTACCACCCCAACTACGAGGTGTGGGACCGCCGGCTGTTCGAGCTGTACTGCCCGGGCAAGGAGCGCTACGTCGGCCGCGACGAGTGGCACAAGCGGATCCTCGACTCGGCGGAGATCTTCGGCGCGCGCAACGTCATCCCCAACTTCGTCGCGGGAGTCGAGATGGCGGAGCCGTTCGGTTTCACCACCGTTGACGAGGCCATCGCCTCCACCACGGAGGGGCTGCGTTTCTTCATGTCGCAGGGCATCACGCCGCGCTTCACCACCTGGTGCCCGGAGCCCACGACCCCGCTCGGCAAGGCCAACCCGCAGGGCGCGCCGCTCGAGTACCACATCCGGTTGCTGGAGGCCTACCGCGCCACCATGGACGAGTTCGGGCTCTCCTCGCCTCCCGGCTACGGCCCGCCCGGACCCGGCCGTGCGGTGTTCTCCGTGAGTTCCTTCATGGACAGTCTTCCGGCGCAGGACGCGGCGACCGTATAG
- a CDS encoding methylated-DNA--[protein]-cysteine S-methyltransferase — MNTPTDLTYYTSVDSPLGPLLLTADPSGVLTSLSVPGQKGGRTVQDGWRHDPGPFRSAGEQLAAYFAAELKEFRLPLRGDGTEFRERVWAALDSVPYGATTTYGEIAARVGASRMAVRAVGGAIGANPLLILRPCHRVIGADGSLTGYAGGLERKVRLLTLEGSFPAPV, encoded by the coding sequence ATGAACACCCCGACCGACCTGACGTACTACACCAGCGTGGACAGCCCGCTCGGCCCCCTGCTCCTCACCGCCGACCCGTCCGGCGTGCTGACGTCCCTCTCCGTGCCCGGACAGAAGGGCGGGCGGACGGTCCAGGACGGCTGGCGGCACGACCCCGGGCCGTTCCGCTCCGCCGGGGAACAACTCGCCGCCTACTTCGCCGCCGAACTGAAGGAGTTCCGGCTTCCCCTGCGTGGCGACGGCACCGAGTTCCGTGAGCGGGTGTGGGCCGCCCTCGACTCCGTCCCCTACGGGGCGACCACGACGTACGGCGAGATCGCCGCCCGCGTCGGTGCCTCGCGGATGGCCGTACGAGCGGTCGGCGGAGCGATCGGGGCGAATCCGCTGCTGATCCTGCGGCCCTGCCATCGGGTGATCGGCGCCGACGGCTCGCTGACGGGATACGCGGGCGGACTGGAGCGCAAGGTTCGGCTGCTCACGCTGGAGGGTTCCTTCCCGGCACCGGTCTAG
- the rsgA gene encoding ribosome small subunit-dependent GTPase A, translating to MGWDEGWEAEFAPHAEQGLVPGRVVRVDRGLCDVVTPTGTVRADTEFVVPRDPMKVVCTGDWVAVDPDGSDPRYVRTLLPRRTAFVRSTSSKRSEGQILAANVDHAVVAMSLAVELDLGRVERFLALAWESGAQPVVVLTKADLVPDPVALSYFVKDVETSAPGVPVLTVRARDGEGVEELAALLGRGTSVLLGASGAGKSTLANALVGEDVMDVQATRDMDGKGRHTTTTRNLLPLPGGGVLIDTPGLRGVGLWDAGGGVGQVFSEIEEFARGCRFHDCTHEVEPGCAVRAAVDDGELPLRRLESYRKLVRENQWIVAKSDARRRADVRQDWKRKQAEGRAAWEAKRGRASWRPAPPR from the coding sequence ATCGGCTGGGACGAGGGCTGGGAAGCAGAGTTCGCTCCGCATGCCGAGCAGGGCCTCGTGCCCGGCCGTGTCGTACGGGTCGACCGCGGACTGTGCGACGTCGTCACCCCGACCGGCACGGTCCGCGCCGACACCGAGTTCGTCGTTCCCCGTGACCCGATGAAGGTCGTGTGCACGGGGGACTGGGTCGCCGTCGATCCCGACGGCAGCGACCCCCGGTATGTGCGGACACTCCTGCCCCGCCGAACCGCCTTCGTGCGTTCCACCTCTTCCAAGCGGTCCGAGGGGCAGATCCTCGCGGCCAACGTCGACCACGCCGTCGTCGCGATGTCCCTGGCCGTCGAACTGGACCTCGGTCGAGTCGAGCGGTTCCTGGCCCTGGCCTGGGAGTCCGGCGCGCAGCCCGTCGTCGTGCTCACCAAGGCCGACCTGGTGCCCGACCCGGTCGCGCTCTCCTACTTCGTGAAGGACGTGGAGACCAGTGCGCCCGGCGTGCCCGTGCTCACCGTCCGCGCCCGCGACGGCGAGGGCGTCGAGGAACTCGCCGCACTCCTCGGCCGGGGCACCTCCGTGCTGCTCGGGGCGTCCGGAGCGGGCAAGTCGACGCTCGCGAACGCGCTCGTCGGCGAGGACGTGATGGACGTTCAGGCCACCCGCGACATGGACGGCAAGGGGCGGCACACCACCACCACGCGTAACCTGCTGCCGCTGCCCGGCGGAGGCGTCCTCATCGACACGCCCGGGCTGCGCGGCGTCGGCCTCTGGGACGCGGGCGGCGGGGTGGGCCAGGTCTTCTCGGAGATCGAGGAGTTCGCCCGGGGCTGCCGGTTCCACGACTGCACCCACGAGGTCGAGCCGGGGTGCGCGGTGCGGGCGGCCGTCGACGACGGGGAGCTGCCCCTGCGACGCCTGGAGAGCTATCGCAAGCTCGTCCGGGAGAACCAGTGGATCGTCGCCAAGTCCGACGCCCGCAGGCGTGCCGACGTCCGCCAGGACTGGAAGCGCAAGCAGGCCGAGGGCCGGGCGGCGTGGGAGGCGAAACGCGGGCGGGCGTCATGGCGACCTGCTCCGCCTCGCTGA